One stretch of Pomacea canaliculata isolate SZHN2017 linkage group LG1, ASM307304v1, whole genome shotgun sequence DNA includes these proteins:
- the LOC112575731 gene encoding uncharacterized protein LOC112575731 isoform X1, translating into MYDSEILNSVQSEVTLRKMVQTHKGSLIHCNPTCLELDFISPAVDNSVKTAACFELSSPKLNDSFGNSLVDTEEIKCHDQILAGNISQNEEDRCEGTVISSICTEEYRTFGQVCETKGNNANGKETGPKNGDKSLVEKNQDGGVQGLANVTFVPKTVAYEKESFEARETIPSWKTLMDIDISPEDVFTCRSSQFEESRSVDKFTHPTAKDNERLGNQECGAEIMLRGPCKGTSSNLESFVTKGKISLQDVSHAAKNGDDNNSSISQKSKSSTRDVTIPLSALSLPSSSASLFTDSNNTFKSMLKETNTITQLESRKLCSNLHVESHTEHLSLRENSSKTTSSSDFSCYHETEADNPSHSFGNKCPPELSSALDDAAMVECFHHSNLSYCKQECKSSLEAPLPEVKDGKSTTMHTPVYQSFQTVSDVMDSVGCVLHSFPSREKDSQQSAMSSPRLGQAENLDESPLTNMQGGLVLEGQNINPSSGSINPFVGLDDVEEPEKQNIAEVVSAKLTGYKVQGMVSSDIVRRHMSPRPATSNMRRSLLSLPIYDRWTQRDAGTENVDPEKLRIWSTLEVECNENKEINNMVDLFSVKRNNDTSFHSWCHQRNNDGFRCIHEQKSEKILDYWNSKATDHSLCLMPPHEGTVCLSLAEPGDVKNRNVKSPVMFHLKPKSPSMSTPWTPEAKLQSFSDADSEDPDKSFFLDQNIGRPHLVKSPHISMQFDTVQNFCHNHERSLQIVPNAIKDVNHMMDASQKHDPPLVSVGDQYSKFTKRGISIWSPQHASLSELSMQVCGRKHSAGTLSPKVPEFEVHDKDAETNIKCLDSTQTSLKPETSDVGGASHPRLSLYSGM; encoded by the exons ATGTATGATTCCGAGATTCTTAATTCCGTACAGTCAGAGGTTACTTTGAGAAAAATGGTACAAACACACAAGGGCAGCCTCATCCATTGCAACCCCACTTGTCTGGAGCTGGATTTCATTAGTCCAGCTGTAGATAACAGTGTAAAGACTGCTGCTTGCTTTGAATTGTCTAGTCCCAAACTTAATGATAGCTTTGGAAACAGCCTTGTAGATACAGAAGAAATTAAGTGTCATGATCAGATCCTTGCTGGGAATATAAGCCAGAATGAAGAAGACAGATGTGAAGGTACTGTCATTTCCAGTATTTGCACAGAAGAGTACAGAACTTTTGGGCAGGTCTgtgaaacaaaaggaaacaatgcAAATGGTAAAGAGACGGGGCCAAAGAATGGAGATAAAAGTTTAGTGGAGAAGAACCAGGATGGTGGTGTACAAGGGCTGGCTAATGTGACATTTGTACCCAAGACTGTTGCATATGAAAAGGAGTCGTTTGAGGCTAGAGAGACCATTCCAAGCTGGAAAACTCTCATGGACATTGACATAAGTCCCGAAGATGTTTTCACTTGCAGGTCTTCTCAGTTTGAGGAATCTAGAAGTGTTGATAAGTTTACTCATCCCACTGCTAAAGACAATGAAAGATTAGGCAACCAGGAATGTGGAGCAGAAATCATGCTGAGAGGTCCTTGTAAAGGTACATCCAGTAATTTGGAGTCATTTGTCACAAAAGGCAAAATAAGTTTGCAAGATGTTTCTCATGCTGCTAAAAATGGTGATGACAATAACAGCAGCATTTCTCAGAAGTCCAAGTCATCAACAAGAGATGTCACTATTCCCCTCTCAGCTTTATCTCTACCGTCATCATCAGCCTCATTGTTTACAGATAGTAATAACACTTTTAAAAGCATGTTAAAAGAAACTAATACCATCACACAACTGGAATCTAGAAAACTTTGCAGTAATTTACATGTAGAGAGTCATACAGAACACTTGTCTCTAAGAGAGAATAGCAGTAAAACAACCTCTAGCAGTGATTTCTCATGTTACCATGAGACAGAAGCAGATAACCCATCTCATAGCTTTGGAAACAAATGTCCACCAGAACTTTCAAGTGCATTAGATGATGCAGCCATGGTTGAATGCTTTCATCATTCAAACCTTTCGTATTGTAAACAAGAATGCAAGTCGTCATTGGAAGCACCCTTACCAGAAGTGAAAGATGGGAAGAGTACAACTATGCATACTCCAGTGTATCAGTCCTTTCAAACAGTTTCAGATGTGATGGACAGTGTAGGATGTGTTCTGCATTCCTTTCCTTCACGGGAAAAAGATTCTCAACAATCTGCCATGTCATCCCCAAGGCTAGGGCAGGCTGAGAATCTTGATGAATCCCCATTGACAAACATGCAAGGGGGCTTAGTTTTGGAAGGTCAAAATATCAATCCAAGTTCAG ggaGTATTAATCCTTTTGTTGGCTTGGATGATGTAGAGGAACCAGAAAAGCAGAATATTGCTGAAGTG GTCTCTGCTAAGCTGACAGGTTACAAGGTGCAGGGCATGGTGTCTAGTGATATTGTCCGTCGTCACATGTCGCCAAGACCAGCTACGAGTAACATGAGACGTTCTTTGCTGTCATTGCCTATCTATGATCGGTGGACCCAAAGAGATGCAGGAACGGAAAATGTTGATCCTGAAAAATTGCGGATCTGGTCAACACTGGAGGTGGAgtgcaatgaaaataaagagataaataaCATGGTGGACTTATTTTCTGTAAAGAGGAATAATGACACCTCATTCCACAGTTGGTGTCACCAGAGAAACAATGATGGGTTTAGATGCATACATGAGCAAAAGAGTGAGAAAATTCTAGATTACTGGAATTCAAAAGCAACTGATCACAGCTTGTGTCTTATGCCACCCCATGAGGGCACAGTTTGCTTGTCTTTGGCTGAGCCTGGAGACgtaaaaaacagaaatgtcaaaTCCCCTGTAATGTTTCACTTAAAACCAAAGTCACCAAGCATGTCAACTCCTTGGACACCAGAAGCCAAATTACAATCATTTTCAG ATGCTGACTCTGAGGACCCAGACAAGAGTTTCTTTTTAGACCAGAACATTGGAAGGCCTCATTTGGTGAAGTCTCCACACATTTCGATGCAGTTTGACACTGTC CAAAACTTCTGTCATAATCATGAAAGAAGTCTGCAAATAGTCCCAAATGCTATTAAAG ATGTCAACCATATGATGGATGCTTCACAGAAACATGATCCACCATTGGTCAGTGTTGGTGATCAGTATAGTAAATTTACTAAAAGAGGCATTTCCATTTGGAGTCCTCAGCATGCTTCCTTGAGTGAACTCAGTATGCAGGTGTGTGGAAGAAAACATAGTGCAGGAACTCTAAGCCCTAAAGTACCAGAGTTTGAAGTGCATGACAAGGATGCTGAGACAAACATCAAATGTCTCGACTCTACTCAAACAAGTCTCAAGCCAGAAACTTCAGATGTTGGTGGTGCATCACATCCACGGCTTTCTTTATATTCAGGAATGTAA
- the LOC112575746 gene encoding protein ZGRF1-like isoform X1, which produces MMNKESASLQPILLVHGVFGAGKSFLLSVLILFVVELFQRNESYAPGVPFPWKLLLSSTTNVAVDRVLQGLLDLGFEDFVRVGSVKKIAKPVLPYSVHATGTDSQELKDLQEMLLSSSITPAEKHFVKKSIERHRLGENRKRLGAVRVVGVTCAAASFQCLDKMLFPFVVLDEASQMTEPASLLPIARFGCEKLVLVGDPKQLDPTLQGSEPAHSEGLEQTLFDRLIKMGCEPVVLRTQYRCHPVISAIANTLFYHDQLVDGITALDRQPLLDLVPTLCFYDVSAGQERSDSSGSFFNEAEARFVVLLLKVLLAQGMTASTVGVVTLYKAQAFHIKDIIRSTESNCEKEMLGVQVSTVDAFQGGERNVIILSCVRTRSLGFIDSDKRMNVALTRARHHLLIVGNQRNLTNNVQWATVIKHCEGQQDGIVAANQAARRLEAILEESCESHITREKDSGPGSTKQTISCPARARNATPTQAAHPYDLELQEDVSISEDALHATLPHGTVPFLSSTSYLPLASQISKTNFMPADYDCGQVQTRSSRVKSPKHLLAQPIVIEDDVTSDNDELPEGL; this is translated from the exons ATGATGAACAAGGAAAGTGCATCACTGCAGCCTATCCTGCTAGTGCATG GTGTATTTGGTGCTGGCAAGAGTTTTTTGCTATCCgtgctgattttgtttgtggtgGAGCTTTTTCAGCGCAATGAAAGTTATGCACCAGGTGTACCGTTTCCATGGAAACTACTGTTGTCATCTACCACTAACGTAGCAGTGGATCGTGTTCTGCAAGG GCTCCTAGACCTTGGTTTTGAGGACTTTGTGCGCGTGGGCAGTGTCAAGAAGATTGCCAAGCCAGTGCTTCCTTACAG TGTTCATGCAACCGGCACAGATAGCCAGGAGCTCAAAGACCTGCAGGAAATGCTACTGAGCAGCAGCATAACACCAGCAGAAAAACA ttttgtaaagaaaagcaTTGAAAGACACAGACTTggtgaaaacagaaaa AGACTAGGAGCTGTTCGTGTGGTGGGAGTGACTTGTGCTGCTGCCAGTTTCCAGTGTCTGGATAAAATGCTGTTTCCA TTCGTGGTGTTGGATGAAGCCAGTCAGATGACAGAACCAGCCTCTTTGCTGCCAATCGCTCGCTTTGGATGTGAAAAGCTGGTGCTTGTTGGTGATCCAAAG CAACTAGATCCTACACTACAAGGCTCAGAGCCAGCACATTCTGAAGGCTTGGAGCAGACCTTATTTGACCGGCTGATAAAAATG GGTTGTGAGCCAGTGGTGCTGAGAACTCAGTACAGATGCCACCCAGTCATCAGTGCTATTGCCAACACCCTGTTTTACCATGACCAGCTTGTAGACGGCATCACTGCTCTTGACAGACAACCGCTTCTG GACCTAGTGCCCACTTTGTGCTTTTACGATGTATCAGCTGGCCAGGAAAGAAGTGACTCAAGTGGCAGTTTCTTTAATGAAGCTGAAGCTCGGTTTGTTGTCCTGCTTCTGAAGGTCCTCCTAGCACAGGGAATGACAGCATCTACAGTTGGTGTGGTCACACTGTACAAGGCTCAAGCTTTCCACATCAAGGATATTATTAGATCCACTGA GAGTAattgtgagaaagaaatgttagGTGTGCAAGTGTCAACAGTTGATGCCTTCCAGGGTGGAGAGCgaaatgtcattattttatcttgTGTTCGAACCCGCAGCCTGGGATTCATTGACAGCGACAA GAGAATGAATGTGGCACTGACAAGAGCACGGCATCACTTGCTGATTGTTGGAAATCAGAGGAACTTAACAAATAATGTTCAGTGGGCAACTGTCATCAAACATTGTGAAG GTCAACAAGACGGTATTGTAGCAGCAAATCAAGCAGCAAGAAGGCTGGAAGCCATTCTTGAGGAATCCTGTGAAAGTCACATCACAAGAGAAAAAGATAGTGGGCCTGGCAGCACTAAGCAGACAATTTCCTGTCCAGCTAGAGCAAGGAATGCCACACCAACACAAGCAG ccCATCCTTATGACCTGGAGCTGCAAGAGGATGTATCTATCAGTGAGGATGCCCTGCATGCAACATTGCCTCATGGTACAGTGCCTTTTCTATCATCAACATCTTATTTACCACTTGCATCACAGAtcagtaaaacaaatttcatgcCTGCTGATTATGACTGTGGTCAAGTACAGACAAGATCTTCCAGAGTCAAGAGCCCAAAGCATCTGCTTGCACAGCCAATTGTGATAGAAGATGATGTCACTTCAGACAATGACGAGTTGCCTGAAGGATTGTGA
- the LOC112575849 gene encoding F-box/LRR-repeat protein 15-like isoform X2 yields MDPDSKSDVSIFDIPWQEVLCRHVLSHLNLPTLFSLRLVSQKFCSLVDLHFSLVFTINTSTYADCFSSAAFTVLTSRNSFLKKMILCNSKDWLSDVSLLPVIQNNPLLDTIDLANCLSISNASLYTIGAYCHKLRWLSLRGCVWVTSDGMLPLITNQQPLEYVDLSGCWNLDDEAIIQLVQYCNGIRYLMLNNIYGLTDRSVLSVAHLCPQLWQLSVQGCWRLTDHSIQMLGELCPELRAIQVQECRNITEISLAPLRARKVRIDKPPPLTSEMLRFSQIP; encoded by the exons ATGGACCCAGACAGCAAGTCAGATGTGTCTATTTTTGACATCCCGTGGCAGGAAGTTCTTTGTCGTCATGTCCTATCTCACTTGAACTTGCCCACACTCTTCTCCTTGCGACTGGTCAGTCAAAAATTTTGCAGTTTGGTCGATCTTCACTTCAGCCTTGTGTTCACCATCAACACCAGTACATATGCCGACTGTTTCAGCAGTGCTGCTTTCACAGTGTTGACAAGTAGAAacagttttttgaaaaaaatgattcttTGCAATTCAAAGGACTGGTTGTCTGATGTTTCTCTTTTGCCTGTGATACAGAATAACCCATTGTTAGACACGATAGATCTGGCCAACTGCCTCAGCATTTCCAATGCCAGTTTGTACACTATAGGTGCATATTGTCATAAGTTGCGGTGGCTTAGCCTTCGTGGTTGTGTGTGGGTTACATCAGATGGAATGCTGCCATTGATAACTAATCAGCAGCCCTTGGAGTATGTAGACCTGAGTGGCTGTTGGAACCTTGATGATGAAGCTATCATACAGCTGGTGCAATATTGTAATGG AATCAGGTATCTCATGCTGAACAATATCTATGGCCTTACGGACCGATCTGTGCTGTCAGTGGCTCACCTTTGTCCTCAACTATGGCAGCTGAGTGTCCAGGGATGCTGGCGCCTGACTGACCACTCAATACA aatgttaGGTGAACTTTGCCCTGAGCTTCGTGCCATCCAAGTACAAGAATGTCGTAACATCACTGAAATCAGTTTGGCACCTCTAAGGGCACGGAAAGTCCGCATAGACAAACCTCCACCTCTAACATCGGAAATGCTACG ATTCAGCCAAATCCCTTAG
- the LOC112575849 gene encoding F-box/LRR-repeat protein 15-like isoform X1: protein MDPDSKSDVSIFDIPWQEVLCRHVLSHLNLPTLFSLRLVSQKFCSLVDLHFSLVFTINTSTYADCFSSAAFTVLTSRNSFLKKMILCNSKDWLSDVSLLPVIQNNPLLDTIDLANCLSISNASLYTIGAYCHKLRWLSLRGCVWVTSDGMLPLITNQQPLEYVDLSGCWNLDDEAIIQLVQYCNGIRYLMLNNIYGLTDRSVLSVAHLCPQLWQLSVQGCWRLTDHSIQMLGELCPELRAIQVQECRNITEISLAPLRARKVRIDKPPPLTSEMLRLEYRENLRRLNLQI, encoded by the exons ATGGACCCAGACAGCAAGTCAGATGTGTCTATTTTTGACATCCCGTGGCAGGAAGTTCTTTGTCGTCATGTCCTATCTCACTTGAACTTGCCCACACTCTTCTCCTTGCGACTGGTCAGTCAAAAATTTTGCAGTTTGGTCGATCTTCACTTCAGCCTTGTGTTCACCATCAACACCAGTACATATGCCGACTGTTTCAGCAGTGCTGCTTTCACAGTGTTGACAAGTAGAAacagttttttgaaaaaaatgattcttTGCAATTCAAAGGACTGGTTGTCTGATGTTTCTCTTTTGCCTGTGATACAGAATAACCCATTGTTAGACACGATAGATCTGGCCAACTGCCTCAGCATTTCCAATGCCAGTTTGTACACTATAGGTGCATATTGTCATAAGTTGCGGTGGCTTAGCCTTCGTGGTTGTGTGTGGGTTACATCAGATGGAATGCTGCCATTGATAACTAATCAGCAGCCCTTGGAGTATGTAGACCTGAGTGGCTGTTGGAACCTTGATGATGAAGCTATCATACAGCTGGTGCAATATTGTAATGG AATCAGGTATCTCATGCTGAACAATATCTATGGCCTTACGGACCGATCTGTGCTGTCAGTGGCTCACCTTTGTCCTCAACTATGGCAGCTGAGTGTCCAGGGATGCTGGCGCCTGACTGACCACTCAATACA aatgttaGGTGAACTTTGCCCTGAGCTTCGTGCCATCCAAGTACAAGAATGTCGTAACATCACTGAAATCAGTTTGGCACCTCTAAGGGCACGGAAAGTCCGCATAGACAAACCTCCACCTCTAACATCGGAAATGCTACGGTTGGAATATAGAGAGAATTTAAGACGTCTAAATCTTCAGATATAG
- the LOC112575746 gene encoding protein ZGRF1-like isoform X2 produces the protein MMNKESASLQPILLVHGVFGAGKSFLLSVLILFVVELFQRNESYAPGVPFPWKLLLSSTTNVAVDRVLQGVHATGTDSQELKDLQEMLLSSSITPAEKHFVKKSIERHRLGENRKRLGAVRVVGVTCAAASFQCLDKMLFPFVVLDEASQMTEPASLLPIARFGCEKLVLVGDPKQLDPTLQGSEPAHSEGLEQTLFDRLIKMGCEPVVLRTQYRCHPVISAIANTLFYHDQLVDGITALDRQPLLDLVPTLCFYDVSAGQERSDSSGSFFNEAEARFVVLLLKVLLAQGMTASTVGVVTLYKAQAFHIKDIIRSTESNCEKEMLGVQVSTVDAFQGGERNVIILSCVRTRSLGFIDSDKRMNVALTRARHHLLIVGNQRNLTNNVQWATVIKHCEGQQDGIVAANQAARRLEAILEESCESHITREKDSGPGSTKQTISCPARARNATPTQAAHPYDLELQEDVSISEDALHATLPHGTVPFLSSTSYLPLASQISKTNFMPADYDCGQVQTRSSRVKSPKHLLAQPIVIEDDVTSDNDELPEGL, from the exons ATGATGAACAAGGAAAGTGCATCACTGCAGCCTATCCTGCTAGTGCATG GTGTATTTGGTGCTGGCAAGAGTTTTTTGCTATCCgtgctgattttgtttgtggtgGAGCTTTTTCAGCGCAATGAAAGTTATGCACCAGGTGTACCGTTTCCATGGAAACTACTGTTGTCATCTACCACTAACGTAGCAGTGGATCGTGTTCTGCAAGG TGTTCATGCAACCGGCACAGATAGCCAGGAGCTCAAAGACCTGCAGGAAATGCTACTGAGCAGCAGCATAACACCAGCAGAAAAACA ttttgtaaagaaaagcaTTGAAAGACACAGACTTggtgaaaacagaaaa AGACTAGGAGCTGTTCGTGTGGTGGGAGTGACTTGTGCTGCTGCCAGTTTCCAGTGTCTGGATAAAATGCTGTTTCCA TTCGTGGTGTTGGATGAAGCCAGTCAGATGACAGAACCAGCCTCTTTGCTGCCAATCGCTCGCTTTGGATGTGAAAAGCTGGTGCTTGTTGGTGATCCAAAG CAACTAGATCCTACACTACAAGGCTCAGAGCCAGCACATTCTGAAGGCTTGGAGCAGACCTTATTTGACCGGCTGATAAAAATG GGTTGTGAGCCAGTGGTGCTGAGAACTCAGTACAGATGCCACCCAGTCATCAGTGCTATTGCCAACACCCTGTTTTACCATGACCAGCTTGTAGACGGCATCACTGCTCTTGACAGACAACCGCTTCTG GACCTAGTGCCCACTTTGTGCTTTTACGATGTATCAGCTGGCCAGGAAAGAAGTGACTCAAGTGGCAGTTTCTTTAATGAAGCTGAAGCTCGGTTTGTTGTCCTGCTTCTGAAGGTCCTCCTAGCACAGGGAATGACAGCATCTACAGTTGGTGTGGTCACACTGTACAAGGCTCAAGCTTTCCACATCAAGGATATTATTAGATCCACTGA GAGTAattgtgagaaagaaatgttagGTGTGCAAGTGTCAACAGTTGATGCCTTCCAGGGTGGAGAGCgaaatgtcattattttatcttgTGTTCGAACCCGCAGCCTGGGATTCATTGACAGCGACAA GAGAATGAATGTGGCACTGACAAGAGCACGGCATCACTTGCTGATTGTTGGAAATCAGAGGAACTTAACAAATAATGTTCAGTGGGCAACTGTCATCAAACATTGTGAAG GTCAACAAGACGGTATTGTAGCAGCAAATCAAGCAGCAAGAAGGCTGGAAGCCATTCTTGAGGAATCCTGTGAAAGTCACATCACAAGAGAAAAAGATAGTGGGCCTGGCAGCACTAAGCAGACAATTTCCTGTCCAGCTAGAGCAAGGAATGCCACACCAACACAAGCAG ccCATCCTTATGACCTGGAGCTGCAAGAGGATGTATCTATCAGTGAGGATGCCCTGCATGCAACATTGCCTCATGGTACAGTGCCTTTTCTATCATCAACATCTTATTTACCACTTGCATCACAGAtcagtaaaacaaatttcatgcCTGCTGATTATGACTGTGGTCAAGTACAGACAAGATCTTCCAGAGTCAAGAGCCCAAAGCATCTGCTTGCACAGCCAATTGTGATAGAAGATGATGTCACTTCAGACAATGACGAGTTGCCTGAAGGATTGTGA
- the LOC112575731 gene encoding uncharacterized protein LOC112575731 isoform X2, whose amino-acid sequence MYDSEILNSVQSEVTLRKMVQTHKGSLIHCNPTCLELDFISPAVDNSVKTAACFELSSPKLNDSFGNSLVDTEEIKCHDQILAGNISQNEEDRCEGTVISSICTEEYRTFGQVCETKGNNANGKETGPKNGDKSLVEKNQDGGVQGLANVTFVPKTVAYEKESFEARETIPSWKTLMDIDISPEDVFTCRSSQFEESRSVDKFTHPTAKDNERLGNQECGAEIMLRGPCKGTSSNLESFVTKGKISLQDVSHAAKNGDDNNSSISQKSKSSTRDVTIPLSALSLPSSSASLFTDSNNTFKSMLKETNTITQLESRKLCSNLHVESHTEHLSLRENSSKTTSSSDFSCYHETEADNPSHSFGNKCPPELSSALDDAAMVECFHHSNLSYCKQECKSSLEAPLPEVKDGKSTTMHTPVYQSFQTVSDVMDSVGCVLHSFPSREKDSQQSAMSSPRLGQAENLDESPLTNMQGGLVLEGQNINPSSGSINPFVGLDDVEEPEKQNIAEVVSAKLTGYKVQGMVSSDIVRRHMSPRPATSNMRRSLLSLPIYDRWTQRDAGTENVDPEKLRIWSTLEVECNENKEINNMVDLFSVKRNNDTSFHSWCHQRNNDGFRCIHEQKSEKILDYWNSKATDHSLCLMPPHEGTVCLSLAEPGDVKNRNVKSPVMFHLKPKSPSMSTPWTPEAKLQSFSDVNHMMDASQKHDPPLVSVGDQYSKFTKRGISIWSPQHASLSELSMQVCGRKHSAGTLSPKVPEFEVHDKDAETNIKCLDSTQTSLKPETSDVGGASHPRLSLYSGM is encoded by the exons ATGTATGATTCCGAGATTCTTAATTCCGTACAGTCAGAGGTTACTTTGAGAAAAATGGTACAAACACACAAGGGCAGCCTCATCCATTGCAACCCCACTTGTCTGGAGCTGGATTTCATTAGTCCAGCTGTAGATAACAGTGTAAAGACTGCTGCTTGCTTTGAATTGTCTAGTCCCAAACTTAATGATAGCTTTGGAAACAGCCTTGTAGATACAGAAGAAATTAAGTGTCATGATCAGATCCTTGCTGGGAATATAAGCCAGAATGAAGAAGACAGATGTGAAGGTACTGTCATTTCCAGTATTTGCACAGAAGAGTACAGAACTTTTGGGCAGGTCTgtgaaacaaaaggaaacaatgcAAATGGTAAAGAGACGGGGCCAAAGAATGGAGATAAAAGTTTAGTGGAGAAGAACCAGGATGGTGGTGTACAAGGGCTGGCTAATGTGACATTTGTACCCAAGACTGTTGCATATGAAAAGGAGTCGTTTGAGGCTAGAGAGACCATTCCAAGCTGGAAAACTCTCATGGACATTGACATAAGTCCCGAAGATGTTTTCACTTGCAGGTCTTCTCAGTTTGAGGAATCTAGAAGTGTTGATAAGTTTACTCATCCCACTGCTAAAGACAATGAAAGATTAGGCAACCAGGAATGTGGAGCAGAAATCATGCTGAGAGGTCCTTGTAAAGGTACATCCAGTAATTTGGAGTCATTTGTCACAAAAGGCAAAATAAGTTTGCAAGATGTTTCTCATGCTGCTAAAAATGGTGATGACAATAACAGCAGCATTTCTCAGAAGTCCAAGTCATCAACAAGAGATGTCACTATTCCCCTCTCAGCTTTATCTCTACCGTCATCATCAGCCTCATTGTTTACAGATAGTAATAACACTTTTAAAAGCATGTTAAAAGAAACTAATACCATCACACAACTGGAATCTAGAAAACTTTGCAGTAATTTACATGTAGAGAGTCATACAGAACACTTGTCTCTAAGAGAGAATAGCAGTAAAACAACCTCTAGCAGTGATTTCTCATGTTACCATGAGACAGAAGCAGATAACCCATCTCATAGCTTTGGAAACAAATGTCCACCAGAACTTTCAAGTGCATTAGATGATGCAGCCATGGTTGAATGCTTTCATCATTCAAACCTTTCGTATTGTAAACAAGAATGCAAGTCGTCATTGGAAGCACCCTTACCAGAAGTGAAAGATGGGAAGAGTACAACTATGCATACTCCAGTGTATCAGTCCTTTCAAACAGTTTCAGATGTGATGGACAGTGTAGGATGTGTTCTGCATTCCTTTCCTTCACGGGAAAAAGATTCTCAACAATCTGCCATGTCATCCCCAAGGCTAGGGCAGGCTGAGAATCTTGATGAATCCCCATTGACAAACATGCAAGGGGGCTTAGTTTTGGAAGGTCAAAATATCAATCCAAGTTCAG ggaGTATTAATCCTTTTGTTGGCTTGGATGATGTAGAGGAACCAGAAAAGCAGAATATTGCTGAAGTG GTCTCTGCTAAGCTGACAGGTTACAAGGTGCAGGGCATGGTGTCTAGTGATATTGTCCGTCGTCACATGTCGCCAAGACCAGCTACGAGTAACATGAGACGTTCTTTGCTGTCATTGCCTATCTATGATCGGTGGACCCAAAGAGATGCAGGAACGGAAAATGTTGATCCTGAAAAATTGCGGATCTGGTCAACACTGGAGGTGGAgtgcaatgaaaataaagagataaataaCATGGTGGACTTATTTTCTGTAAAGAGGAATAATGACACCTCATTCCACAGTTGGTGTCACCAGAGAAACAATGATGGGTTTAGATGCATACATGAGCAAAAGAGTGAGAAAATTCTAGATTACTGGAATTCAAAAGCAACTGATCACAGCTTGTGTCTTATGCCACCCCATGAGGGCACAGTTTGCTTGTCTTTGGCTGAGCCTGGAGACgtaaaaaacagaaatgtcaaaTCCCCTGTAATGTTTCACTTAAAACCAAAGTCACCAAGCATGTCAACTCCTTGGACACCAGAAGCCAAATTACAATCATTTTCAG ATGTCAACCATATGATGGATGCTTCACAGAAACATGATCCACCATTGGTCAGTGTTGGTGATCAGTATAGTAAATTTACTAAAAGAGGCATTTCCATTTGGAGTCCTCAGCATGCTTCCTTGAGTGAACTCAGTATGCAGGTGTGTGGAAGAAAACATAGTGCAGGAACTCTAAGCCCTAAAGTACCAGAGTTTGAAGTGCATGACAAGGATGCTGAGACAAACATCAAATGTCTCGACTCTACTCAAACAAGTCTCAAGCCAGAAACTTCAGATGTTGGTGGTGCATCACATCCACGGCTTTCTTTATATTCAGGAATGTAA